A segment of the Candidatus Brevundimonas phytovorans genome:
CGGCGACGGCGGGCCTGGCCCCCGGCGACTGGGTCCTGGTCGGCTGGGGCGATGCGACCTTCTATGTCGACCAGAGCCCGATTTCGGGGCGGCTGGCCGACGGGGCGCGGGCCTTTCTGCGGCCCGGCAACGCCTCGGTCGTCATGCTGGCCCCCGTGACGACCGACCCGGCGCGACGGTTCCGGCCCGAGGATCGTCAGGCGCTCAGGCTGTCGACGGGCGGCATGGCGGCCTTGCGGGCGCGGATCGAGGCTTCGCTGGCGACCGATGCGGCGGGGCGGCCGGTTCTGGCGACGGCCCGGTCCGGCGACGAGGCCCGCTTCTTCGCCAGCCGCGAGACCTTCTGGATCGGCCACCTGTGCAACCACTGGACGGCGGACCTGCTGTCGGCGGCGGGATTGCCGATCCGGCCCTGGCGCACCCTGACCTCGGGCGAGGTGATGCGCACGGCGGCGCGGGGCCAGACCGATGCGGCCAAGCTGGACTTGCAGCCCGTCCGCGACTAGACCCCGCCCTTCGCTTTTTCAGCCGGCGTCCGATCCCCGGCGAGCGACAAGGGAGGCGCGCCATGAGCCGCAAACAGCATACCCGCAACGCCACCGGTCCCCAGGGCCCGTCCCAGCGCCAGCTGCGCGCCGGCGAACTGATCCGTCACGCCCTGGTCGACGTGCTGCGCGAGCACGGCATCCACGACGAGGCTCTGGCCGGGGTGTCGATCACCGTGACCGAGGTGCGCCTGTCCCCGGACCTGCGCCACGCCACCTGCTTCGTCGAGCCCTTGGGCGCCGGGGTCAAGACCGCCGAGACGGCCGGCCAGGAGCCGGTCATCATCAAGGCCCTGAACACCCACGCCAAATTCCTGCGCGGTCAGCTGGGTCGCCTGATCGACATGAAATACACCCCCGACCTGAAGTTCCGTCACGACGAGAGCTTCGAGGCGGCCAGCTACATGGACCGGCTGATGGACGACCCGCGCATCCGCGCCGACCTGGACCGGCCGACCCAGTCGGAAGATGAGCCGGAAGCCGCCGAGCAGGACGACGGGTCTCAAGCAGCGCAAGGCGCGGTAGGCTCGAAGGAAGACTAGGCCCATGGCGCGCAGGAAGAAGGGCGAGATCGTCAACGGCTGGGTCTGTCTCGACAAGGCCTATGAGATGGGCTCGACCGAGGCCGTGACCAAGGTGCGCCGTCTGTTCGACGCCCAGAAGGCGGGCCACGCCGGCACCCTGGACCCTCTGGCTTCGGGCATCCTGCCCATCGCCCTGGGCGAGGCGACCAAGACCGTGCCCTTCATGATGGACGCCGAGAAGGTCTATCGCTTCACCATCCACTGGGGCGTCTCGACCGACAGCCTGGACCGCGAGGGCGAGATCATCGGCCGTTCCGACGTGCGGCCCTCGGTCGAGGCGGTCAAGGCGGCCCTGCCGGCCTTCGTCGGCGAGATCGATCAGGTCCCGCCCCAGTTCTCGGCCATTCGCGTCAACGGCGAGCGGGCCTATGACCTGGCGCGCGACGGGGCCGAGTTCGAGCTGGAAGCGCGCAAGGTGACGATCCACGAGGCGGCGGTGACCGACGCCCCGGACGCCGACCACGTCGAAATCACGATGCGGACCGGCAAGGGCGTCTATGTCCGCTCGCTGGCTCGCGACCTGGCCGCCATGCTGGGCGCCGAGGGGCATGTTTCCGCCCTGCGCCGCGAACGCGTGGGGCCGTTCTCGACCGAGAACGCCGTCACTCTGGATTTTCTCGCCGATCTGGCGCATAAGGGCGCCGCCTTGGAAGGCTTGCTGCCCGTTTCGACCGCTCTGGACGACATCCCGGATCTGGCCGTTACGGAACAGGACGCCTTCTCGCTGAGGCAGGGTCGGCCGATCGTTCTGCTCCCCCGTCAGGTTGAAACCTTGAAGAGCCAGCTTTCCGCCGGTTCGCGCACGGTGTCGGCCTTTGTGGGAGAAACCCTGGTCGCGCTCTGCACCATGCGGGCCGGACGGCTAGAACCCGACCGCGTTTTCAATCTCCCCTAGCGCCGGCTTTCGAGCGGCGCGACAGGGCTCCAACATGGAGACCTACGATGTCGATTACGGCTCAACGCAAGAGCGAAGTCATTGCTGACAACGCTCGTTCGGCTGCAGACACCGGCTCGGCCGAGGTTCAGGTCGCGATCCTTTCGGAACGCATCGCCAACCTGACCGACCACTTCAAGACCCACAAGAAAGACAACCACTCGCGTCGCGGCCTGCTCAAGATGGTCTCGCAGCGTCGTCGTCTTCTTGACCACCTGACCAAGGTTGATCGCGAGCGTTACACCGCTCTGATCGCCAAGCTGGGCCTGCGTCGCTAAGGCGGCCGACCAGCAGCGGAAACGATTTTCGAGGCGCGGGCGGACACGTCCGCGCCTCGTTCCGCACCTAAGAGCCTTTCTGACGGAGCGGGCTGTCGCCCGCCCCCGGATAGGCCATACAGTGAGCTTCCTGCGCGCCGCAGGTCTTGAATCGGCGCAGACGCGAGGGCCATGAAGGCGGTCCTCACTCCACCCGCCCGGCCGCGAAGCGCCGCCGGGTTCATCGGGAACCGTGGGACGAAAACGCCTGCCGCTCCGCCCCCGCCGGGAATACGCCCGCCGGGTTCTGAAAGAAGAAAAATGTTCGATATCAAACGCAAGACGATCGAGTGGGCCGGCCGCCCGCTGACGCTGGAAACCGGCCGCATCGCCCGTCAGGCTGACGGCGCCGTGTTGGCGACCTACGGCGAGACCGTGGTTCTGGCCACCGTCGTCTATGGCCGCCAGCCCAAGCCGGGCCTGGATTTCTTCCCCCTGACCGTCAACTACCAGGAAAAGACGTTCGCCGCCGGCAAGATCCCGGGCGGCTACTTCAAGCGTGAAGGCCGTCCGTCGGAAAAAGAGACCCTGGTCTCGCGCCTGATCGACCGTCCGATCCGCCCCCTGTTCGTCAAGGGCTTCAAGAACGAGACCCAGGTCGTCATCACCGTGCTGCAGCACGACATGGAAAACGACCCGGACGTCCTGGGCATGGTCGCCGCCTCGGCCGCCCTGACCATCTCGGGCGTGCCCTTCATGGGCCCCATCGGCGCTGCGCGCGTCGGCCTGATCGACGGCGAGCTGGTGCTGAACCCCGCCATCGACACCATGGGTGAAAGCGCGCTCGACCTGGTCGTCGCCGGCACGCAAGACGCCCTGATGATGGTCGAATCCGAAGCCAAGGAGCTGTCGGAAGAGAAGATGCTCGAGGCCCTGATGTTCGCGCACGCGGGCATGCAGCCGGTCATCGACGCCATCATCGAGCTGGCCGAACACGCCGCCAAGGAGCCCTTCGACTTCCACGCCGAAGACCACTCCGACGTCGTCGCCTCGATCAAGAAGCTGGTCGGCGAAGACATCAAGGCCGCCTACGCCCATCCGGGCAAGTATGAGCGCCGCTCGGGCGTCGACGCGGCCAAGAAGACCGCCGCCGCCGCCCTGGTGAAGACCGACGAAAACCCGGACGGCGTCGACTCGTCCAAGTTCTCGGCCGCCTTCAAGGAATGCGAAGCCGACGTCCTGCGTCGCGACATCATCGA
Coding sequences within it:
- a CDS encoding DUF2459 domain-containing protein, yielding MPGRFLIAALIGLIAALWTLSRPGDPALYPVGPDEAGVVVYLLDNGFHTDLAVPRAALMDGGGPLAAATAGLAPGDWVLVGWGDATFYVDQSPISGRLADGARAFLRPGNASVVMLAPVTTDPARRFRPEDRQALRLSTGGMAALRARIEASLATDAAGRPVLATARSGDEARFFASRETFWIGHLCNHWTADLLSAAGLPIRPWRTLTSGEVMRTAARGQTDAAKLDLQPVRD
- the rbfA gene encoding 30S ribosome-binding factor RbfA, which produces MSRKQHTRNATGPQGPSQRQLRAGELIRHALVDVLREHGIHDEALAGVSITVTEVRLSPDLRHATCFVEPLGAGVKTAETAGQEPVIIKALNTHAKFLRGQLGRLIDMKYTPDLKFRHDESFEAASYMDRLMDDPRIRADLDRPTQSEDEPEAAEQDDGSQAAQGAVGSKED
- the truB gene encoding tRNA pseudouridine(55) synthase TruB, which gives rise to MARRKKGEIVNGWVCLDKAYEMGSTEAVTKVRRLFDAQKAGHAGTLDPLASGILPIALGEATKTVPFMMDAEKVYRFTIHWGVSTDSLDREGEIIGRSDVRPSVEAVKAALPAFVGEIDQVPPQFSAIRVNGERAYDLARDGAEFELEARKVTIHEAAVTDAPDADHVEITMRTGKGVYVRSLARDLAAMLGAEGHVSALRRERVGPFSTENAVTLDFLADLAHKGAALEGLLPVSTALDDIPDLAVTEQDAFSLRQGRPIVLLPRQVETLKSQLSAGSRTVSAFVGETLVALCTMRAGRLEPDRVFNLP
- the rpsO gene encoding 30S ribosomal protein S15 — translated: MSITAQRKSEVIADNARSAADTGSAEVQVAILSERIANLTDHFKTHKKDNHSRRGLLKMVSQRRRLLDHLTKVDRERYTALIAKLGLRR